Genomic DNA from Candidatus Cloacimonadota bacterium:
CCTCTTTTAAAGCAGCTTCCGAATCAACTTCTACCTTACGGGCATAATTAACTACCGCAAAGAGCAGGTCGCCGATCTCTTCTTTGATTCTTTTCGGGTCTTGCTCTTTTTCAGCGGCACGTAATTCTCTTATTTCCTCTTCAATTTTGTCAAGAACCTCTTGCGGCTCATTCCAGTCAAAACCAACAGAAGCTGCTTTTTCCTGCATTCTCTGAGCATAGATCAAGGCAGGCATATTCTTAGGTATTCCTTCCAGGATCGATTTTCTTGTCTCCCGTTTCTCGTGATGTTTCAGTCGTTCCCAGTTATTTTTCACCTGTTGGGCACCTATTTTTTCTTTTCCTTTTATTTTATCAAATACATGGGGATGACGACTGACCAATTTTACCGTGATAGTCTTCAAGACATCGGCAAGAGTAAACTCTCCTCTTTCATGGGCGATCTGTGCCTGCATCAGAATATGGAGCAGCAGATCACCAAGCTCCTCTTTTAAGTGTTCCGAATCATTATTGTCAATAGCTTCGATCGTTTCATAAAGCTCTTCGATGAAATTTGGTATCAGAGATTGAGGTGTCTGTTTCACATCCCAAGGACAACCTTCAATCGGGTCTCTTAATTTTTCGACAATTTGCCGTAAAGAATCAAATTCCTGCATTTTATCCTCGCCAAGTTATTATATATCTTTAGAAAAGATCAAAGAGGTCTTGTAAAGTTCTTTTTCAAATAGGGTTTTCTTCGTTTTCCGGATTATCTTCCGGTAAATGAGAACTCTCCTCCTCAGGTTGCTGTGTATCTTCCCATGTTTGTTGGATCTTTTTATTCAGCCATTTCTTTCTTAGCCAGGCAAGAAGAAGGATAAACGGCAAGAGACTCCAAACAATGCCGGTAAAAGCGAGTAACATTTCGATACGGAATCTCTTTCTCAGATGTTCTTCAAAGGTACCTGAAAACCTATTGGGGGTCATGCCGAAAGCTCTTAAGAAGGTAATATTAAAATCCTTCGGTTCTTTCGAATACTGCCAGAGAGCATAAAATTCGTTTCGCTGATTGGCATAGAGGTATTTAACTGCCAAGCCGGACTTGGCATAAAAAGATCCCCAACGTATTCTGCTGGTGGGATATCTGCTGATCATTTCATTGAGAGTAAGACTATTTCCCAGCAGATAATCGCGGGCGTAGATAAGTTCCCGATCAAAAGTGAGATCACCGGAAAAGAAAACTGCCATTCCTTCATGAAACCATAAGGGAACATTGTAGAAATGAGAATCGAGAAAGAGGTGGATATATTCATGGAGAATTATTTTGCGTAAGCGAGAAAAATCCCTCAGATCTCGGGGATTGCGGATGTAGATCCTCTGGTGGGAAGAGATATAAACGGCTTCACTGAACTCGATTATACCCGAATATCCGGAAACAATGTGTTGATAGTATTCTCTGTCGGGAGCAATAATGATCTCGCCTTGGAGTTCCGGATAAAAGCCTAGAGAACGTTGAAATTCATAGATATCATTGAGGATCATAGGGAAGAGAGTTTCCATTAATTGTTTGTCTCTGGAGTGATAGCGGATGATAAGACCCTCTTCTGCTGTAGATTCAAAATCAGATAGATCATAAGAGTGCAATAAGGATAAGAGCAAGGCAATCAGAAAAAAAGAGCAAATAAAACGCGTATTTATATAGAAGGTTGTCATTATCTGGTATAAATCGAATAAGCGAGAGTTCACTCGATATTAAGTCGCTCCAGAATGAGTTTCACGAGATAGCCGGCATCAAAAGGTTTGAAGAGAACATCTTCAGCACCTAATCCTGCGTTGCGGGCATTTACTATAGTATGATTGGGATCATATCCGAAGCCGGTCATCATGATCACCGGCATCTCTTCATTCTGTTCTCTTGCCCGTAAAAATAGCTCATATCCGTCCATGTCAGGCATAGCAATATCGGTAATAAGAAGATCAATACTACCAGTCATGATCTGTTTGAGAGCTGAATATCCGCTATCAGTGGTAACAATATCCATTTCCGGGAGCAGCTTCTTGAGATCTTTCTCCAAGAATTCTAAAACACTAAGATCGTCATCGACGACCAATATTCTCTTTACCATACTTTTGCTTCGGTGCCGACTATTGTCTTATATGCCTGATAATACTTTTCGTAAGTTTTTTCTACCACTTCCTTGGGGAGTTCCGGTGCAGGGGGTTTCTTATCCCAGCCGGCATTGACTATATAATCTCTGATATACTGCTTATCATAGCTTTTGGGAGAGTAGCCGACCGAGTATTCATTTTTATCCCAGAATCTGGACGAATCGGGTGTCAGAATTTCATCGATCAGAATAATTTCGTTTTTCAGAGTACCATACTCAAATTTCGTATCTGCTAAGATGATATCCTTTTCAAAGAGGTACTTATGACCAGTTTGATAGAGCTCCAGACTGATAGATTTCAGGAATTCAGCGATCTTTTTGTCTGTCATCATCATCATATCCTGATAGGAGATGTTTACATCATTGCCGACTTCCGCTTTTGTTGATGGTGTAAAGAGTGGGTTCTCAAACTTTTGGCTCTCATTAACGCCTTCAGGTAGGATCATTCCACCGACAGTACTCTGTTTCTTGTATTCGCTCCAAGCAGAGCCGCTAATATAACCTCTGACTATACATTCAAAAGGGATAACCCGTGTCTTTTTGACCAGCATACTTCTATCAATTAACTCTTCTTTATAGGGGTGTAATTCGGGAGGAAACTCTTCTATCTTATCGGTAATGAAATGGTTTTTCACGATTTGTTCAGTCATTTTAAAGAAGAAAATTGAGATCTGGGTCAAGATCTTCCCTTTATTAGGAATAATAGTCGGGAAAACTACATCAAAAGCCGAGATACGGTCAGAAGTGACAATCAGCAAAGTATCACCGAGATCATAGATGTCTCTTACCTTGCCCTGGAAGTGTTTTTTTACTAATGGTAAATTACCAATACTTTCTGTCATTAAGCCTCCGAACGGAAGAAATTTTTAATGGTTAATAAAGAATTCTCGTATATTTCGTCAATCTTTTCAGGGTAAAGAGCAGAGAATTTTTTAAAGAGGATCCACATTTCCCGAAAACTCTCTTTGGGCAAAGCTAATTGTTCTCCCTTTTCATAGTCGTCAAAATAGTTGTTGATAGGGGAAAAGGTCTCGGTGGTAGTCCCTTCTGTAATGCTCTCCAGAAGACCTTGCCGAACTCTGTATTCAATCCCGTTGAGAGTGAAACTGCCGGTTATATGCTTAGCAGTATGAAAGAAGAGGAGATATTGATAGTATTTCTCTAAAACTGTAATACTCTCTTCTATTTCCAGTTCTTTCTCAAACTCCAGATTGTTCTGTAGCTCTTTGCGAACTTGATATAAATTTGCCAGAAGTTCATGATTTTCTGTTATGAGATGTTTTTCAAACAACTCACGAAGATCTTGCTTGTTCTCTTTCAGGCAGTATCCGGGACATCTCTGTTCCTCGAGTAAATTACAGGGGGAATCGCTGCCCGGACAGGCAGGAGTCTTGACTATTTGGTTAAAAGTGTTGATCACAACTAAAAGGAAAAAATGATCTGAAAATGGGCCAATGTAGAGCATTTTATCGATAGTATCTTCTTTAGCAGCCAGATATGGTGGTTCTTCAATATTGAGAGATAGATAAGGGTAATGGTCATATAATCTGATCTTCTTATGAAATTCGGGGGTTTCCTGTAATAGGAGACGTTTTTCTGTAATAAGAGCTTGCAATTCATCTTCGACAGGATAGCATACAAGAGAGTCGTATTTATCCAGCACAGGTTCCAGTGATTTTCTTTGGGGATTTTCTTTTGCTTCTGTCTCTACTAAGACATCTAAGAGCTTCTTTAGATCATTGGTCCTGATAAAAAACAGTGGTTTATTCTCTTTAAGGAATACCATCACCCCATCTTGAGCAGGGATAAAGATATCCTGACTCCCTTCTATCTCAGAACGACTAAATCTTAATATTGATTGCATAACCAAGAAGCTGATTTAAAGGGGCAAATCATGTCAAATGCTTTTGTGTGATACGTTAGCTTATTGAAGTTTGTCTCTGAGGAGATCTCTCACCTCCGAAAGAACTTCTTCTTTTTTTCTGTGGTGTATAATTTTTCCTTGCTATTCCTTCCGCTGGAGCATCCGTGTTCATTATTTTTTAATCTGTGTCTATCCGTGGTTAATGCTTGCTAATTCTACCAATGGACTTGCTATTCTCCCTCTGGCTTTCTCTCAGTCTCTCAGTCTCTCCCTCTCTTTGTCGATTTTTTCTCCTTCTGCTAGAGCTTCTGTGTAATCATTTTATAATCTGTGTCTATCAGTGGAATAATTAGTGTCTATTCGTGGATCAAGATCTTTTTACATCAAAGGTGGTCTGAGATACAGCTCTGATATCATCGCAATCTATAGCATATTCCTGCCTGTGAGTATCATAAGAGAAATTGAGTTTCAAATAAGGATTATAGACTATATGGATCTCTTCTTCCCAAGGATCAACACCACCTAAGACAATATAAAGAAAATAAATATTTTTATATTCTTTTGCTTTCTCATATTCTTTAGAAGAAACGAGAATCAGACCATCTGCCTCGATCTTGATCTTGACAAGAACATAGAATACAGTTTTCCTTTTTGAGATACGTAGATCATAACCGATCTGCTTGTCGGAAAAATCCTCCACAGAATATCCCAGTTTACTTAAATGACGAATAGCTGTCTTGATCGCCTTTTTATCATATTCACGAGCTGCTCCGGATTGCTCTAATGATTCCCAGACACTCATTTTCTTATGAGCCGGCTCTTCCTCGATAACGACATCATCTTCCGATTCAATTTCTACTTTTGCTCCTCTTCCGATAAGCAGCAGCATGGTAGCCCTGGCTGTATTTACTGCGGCGAAGATCAATATATAGTTGATTGTTGTAGGCACAGCTTCCAAGACTAACAATAACATGAAAAGACCATTAGCAACAAACCAAAAGGATGATTCGATGCATCCCGATCTCCATGAAGATGTCACTATTGTTATGTATAAAAATGACACCAAATAAAAGAAAAGAATTAGTTCGTACATATCTCTCCTTAATTAACAGGGTTATAAACAATATTCGATTATATCCACATCACAACTCAAAGGTCGGTAGCAGGTTCAACAAGTCAAGATTTTTAATCAGCGACTTGTCTTCCTTAGAAAAGGCAGGTTAAAACGATATATATATCTTTCAAATAGATAATAAGTTAGCATTCCTATTTGACTTTGCTAAAAAAGAAAAAGCCCTTCCAGAAGAAGGGCTGAAAACTGATATTGATATTCTAAATCATTCTTTCATACAGACTAATTTGCAGGCAATAGCCAGTACGAAGAAACTTATTGCTACATTGAAGAACTTAATAACGCTTGTTATTCCTAAGATAGTAACACCAGGAATAGCATTGATAATCCCGAGAATCATGAGAATAACCCCTACTAAGATAAGCAGCTTATTCACCATTTTCATCATTCACCTCCTCTCATTTTTGGATGATAGTCAAAGAAATCCCATAAATGTAACTATAATATTAAACAAGAGATCGCATTTATTTGTCAAGGAATAAGTTAGCTTGACGTTACTCATATCTAACAATTCTTTTATTAACTCAGAATTTAACAGCAATAAAAAACTGTTGACGCGGTTTTATACATCAATAGAATCACAAAAATTGATTTCTAATGGAGGTGATCAATGCGTCGAGTACTGGTTTTAACAGGTGGAGGAGACTGTCCGGGTTTGAATGCCGTGATCAGGGCGATCGTCAAGAGGGCGGCGAGAGAGAAGGATTGGGAGATCATCGGCAGTTATCAGGCTTTTGATGGCGTATTAAGAGAACCGACTGAGGTTATGATACTCGATAAGGTATCAGTAGCCGGCATTCATGTCAGGGGTGGAACGATCTTAGGGACGACCAATAAAGGCGGTCCATTTGCCTGGCCAGTCCAGAATTCCGATGGAACATGGAAGTCAGTTGATCGTTCTGATGAATTGATACGTAAATTACAGTACATGGGAATCGATGCGGTTATCAATATAGGGGGTGATGGATCTCAGAGAATATCACAAGCACTCTATGAGAAGGGTCTTAACATAATAGGGGTACCGAAAACGATAGATAATGATCTTAGTGTTACCGATTTTACTTTCGGTTTTCAGACGGCAGTACAGACAGCAACAGAGGCAGTTGATAAGCTTGTTACTACAGCAGCGAGTCATAATAGGATCTTGATCTTAGAGGTAATGGGACGTTATGCCGGTTGGATAGCTCTTCATGCAGCCATTGCAGGAGGAGCGGAGGTTTGTCTGATACCGGAGATCAACTATGATATAGATCTTGTTCTTAAGAGATTACAGAAAAGATTTTCCCGGGGTAAAGGATTCGCTAATATTGTTATCGCCGAAGGAGCCAAGCCGATAGGTGGTGAACGTGTATACCAGCAAAAGAGCAATGAAAAGGGGCAGGAGAAGAAACGGCTTGGTGGAGTAGCACTACGACTGAAAGAAGAATTAATAGCTGCCGGATGTGAAGGTGAGATCAGAGAAACTGTACTGGGACATCTCCAACGGGGGGGAATTCCCATTGCCTATGATCGTGTATTAGCTACTCAGTTCGGAGTTAAAGCGTTCGAGATGGTCTTAGAAGGAAAATTCGGCGAGATGGTTGCCTATAAGCATCCTAAGATCATCTCCGTTCCTATCAAAGAGGTGGTAAAGAAATACAACTATGTCGATAAGGATTCCTATCTGATACACACTGCCCGAGGGATAGGAATATCTTTTGGTGATCAATAGTTACCATTATTTGATAAGAGTTATTTTTCCTGTC
This window encodes:
- the mazG gene encoding nucleoside triphosphate pyrophosphohydrolase, which translates into the protein MQEFDSLRQIVEKLRDPIEGCPWDVKQTPQSLIPNFIEELYETIEAIDNNDSEHLKEELGDLLLHILMQAQIAHERGEFTLADVLKTITVKLVSRHPHVFDKIKGKEKIGAQQVKNNWERLKHHEKRETRKSILEGIPKNMPALIYAQRMQEKAASVGFDWNEPQEVLDKIEEEIRELRAAEKEQDPKRIKEEIGDLLFAVVNYARKVEVDSEAALKEASAKFRKRFQKIEDYHRNNNENIYDSSMEKLDDLWEASKKDI
- a CDS encoding ATP-dependent 6-phosphofructokinase; the protein is MRRVLVLTGGGDCPGLNAVIRAIVKRAAREKDWEIIGSYQAFDGVLREPTEVMILDKVSVAGIHVRGGTILGTTNKGGPFAWPVQNSDGTWKSVDRSDELIRKLQYMGIDAVINIGGDGSQRISQALYEKGLNIIGVPKTIDNDLSVTDFTFGFQTAVQTATEAVDKLVTTAASHNRILILEVMGRYAGWIALHAAIAGGAEVCLIPEINYDIDLVLKRLQKRFSRGKGFANIVIAEGAKPIGGERVYQQKSNEKGQEKKRLGGVALRLKEELIAAGCEGEIRETVLGHLQRGGIPIAYDRVLATQFGVKAFEMVLEGKFGEMVAYKHPKIISVPIKEVVKKYNYVDKDSYLIHTARGIGISFGDQ
- a CDS encoding DUF3883 domain-containing protein, which encodes MYELILFFYLVSFLYITIVTSSWRSGCIESSFWFVANGLFMLLLVLEAVPTTINYILIFAAVNTARATMLLLIGRGAKVEIESEDDVVIEEEPAHKKMSVWESLEQSGAAREYDKKAIKTAIRHLSKLGYSVEDFSDKQIGYDLRISKRKTVFYVLVKIKIEADGLILVSSKEYEKAKEYKNIYFLYIVLGGVDPWEEEIHIVYNPYLKLNFSYDTHRQEYAIDCDDIRAVSQTTFDVKRS
- a CDS encoding phosphoribosylaminoimidazolesuccinocarboxamide synthase codes for the protein MTESIGNLPLVKKHFQGKVRDIYDLGDTLLIVTSDRISAFDVVFPTIIPNKGKILTQISIFFFKMTEQIVKNHFITDKIEEFPPELHPYKEELIDRSMLVKKTRVIPFECIVRGYISGSAWSEYKKQSTVGGMILPEGVNESQKFENPLFTPSTKAEVGNDVNISYQDMMMMTDKKIAEFLKSISLELYQTGHKYLFEKDIILADTKFEYGTLKNEIILIDEILTPDSSRFWDKNEYSVGYSPKSYDKQYIRDYIVNAGWDKKPPAPELPKEVVEKTYEKYYQAYKTIVGTEAKVW
- a CDS encoding response regulator; translated protein: MVKRILVVDDDLSVLEFLEKDLKKLLPEMDIVTTDSGYSALKQIMTGSIDLLITDIAMPDMDGYELFLRAREQNEEMPVIMMTGFGYDPNHTIVNARNAGLGAEDVLFKPFDAGYLVKLILERLNIE